Part of the Sorghum bicolor cultivar BTx623 chromosome 1, Sorghum_bicolor_NCBIv3, whole genome shotgun sequence genome, GGATCGATGAGGAGGGGCCCGCTAGCAGTGGATCTAGGCTCACCGGTGGGCTCAAGAAGGGCTCACCGACGGGCTcatgtatttttttatttttttatcgatGTACCGAGGCGGGCGTTTCTACCGTGCCCACCTCCATAAACCGATTAATAGAGGCGGGCAAGGGTAATCGTCTCTAAAATTCTACCATTAACCGTGACCTTTCATTGGAGGCGGTTAGCCTTGCCCAcctccaaaaatcaaaaacgCCCGCCTCACAAAAGTTTTATGTAGTAGTGATCATACATGATCTATTTATAGTTTTTCTACTAGTAGTTTTATTTAAGCCTTGCATTGAGGTTTTTTAGTAGGCACCCAATTCACCTCCCTCCTGAGTGCTTAGCTTTAACCATCCATCCTAGCCCACACATCTTACAGATGGGCCCGCATGCTAGCATGGGTAATTAAGTGGCAGGCCATGCTGGAAAATAGCTCTATATTATAGTCAACCGTCAATATAGTAGGGGCTATATGGGCTTCTCCTATTATTTGCTGGCTCACAACGGTCTTATCATCCACCTAATGTTTGTTGATTGTTAGCATAACTGCCTTCCAAACCAAAATACCTGATTTTCTATAGGAGCGGTGAAGGAAACAAGGACCGATAAAGTTAGCGGGCCAAGTagatttcttctttttttttcatttggctCAACTCATGCATGCCACGTCTTAGTGAGGAGACTTTGTGCATGTGGCACACATCTTTATTTCTCCTTCTAGGTTCACAACAGGTGCGACAATTGACACAAATGACACCATTATAAAATTGGTTCAATTTCCTCTTTCTCCATATGGTATTAATTGACTACTCCTTCCGCTACAAGTTATAAGACGTTTgaattttctagatacatttcgTTACTATGTATCTTGACGTAGTGTATCTCTAATTACTTAGCAAAAGTTATGTATTTAGAAATATCAAAATGGCTTATCATTTAGAATGGATGGATTAATCCCTAGTGCTAACCATAGGGCTTGTAATTTGTTGATTCAATTGGATATAAATGGGACAATCCAAATTAAAATGCACCAGAGTGCTTTCTAGTGTTATTTACCCTCCATAACCTAGCTGTACTCAAGTTGCTAGTCAAATTGTTACCTTACGAATATGTTCTGAACATTTTCCATATTTACGATCTTCAACTGTGACGAGTATCTCAAATGACCCCCACCTATCCTAGTGGAATTATCAAAACCGACGGGAATTATCAAAACCGTCAGAAATAATCATGAGTCTGGTAGTGCACGATCACATTATGAACAGAGCAATGTCTAACACGAACCCGCCAGCACATGCAGTCAAAAGTGATTATACGTTAGTGCGTGATTACATCCCAAACCAAGAAACATTAAACTAGTGCCCAAGTTATTAGTAGCACGCGTTGTCTCGTACCACTGGCATTCAGACAGCAAAGACAGCAGCCAAAAGGAAAACCCAGTCACTTTTGAATTACCCTCTCAAATTCGTCCAGGGCTTGTTTCGTGTTGCTCCGTCTCCGAGCTGGATCCCAAGCGGAAACACTCAAATGCTGATTAGAGAAGACAATTTCTGACCACATGTTCCGCCGTGTTGATAGAGAATTTAAGGGTGTAAGAAGCAAGATCAGTTAAAATTAATCAGGCAAAGTGCGACAACAAGGCACAGTGGGATCTGCTGACAATATGCCAAACGGCCGGATCTCAACTGCAATCTGATCCAGGGCAGGCTCACACTGACACATGCATGCCACTGAGGAAGCAATCCACTGACACATCTCTCTTTCGCTTATCACTTATCAGCTAGATCAACCATCTACAAACAGGCAACCAGGCCGTTTGCTGACAGCCAGAATAGCGACGTGTTAAGAGCTCTTAAAGTTTAACGGGTActttagtattttcgttttatttaaaattaatgtctaatcatgaattaattaggctcaaaagatttgtttcgtaaattattttctatctgtgtttttaatttcgtaaatagtctatatttagtacttcatgcatgtgtctaaacatttgaTATGACGGGAGTTAAGTTTACTGCAACGAACAAAACTGAGCCTTAATATGTCCTTGCAAAAGAAACGGATTCTTTTGAACTACCGTAATTTTGTGTTCTATGGAAGTGCGATGGCGCCGCTAATGGGTGTCAACGTTCCCTTGAAATTTGTGTATACACTTTgctatcaatcaataataaaGTCATGCTCGGTCTGGACCAGCTGTATCCATCAATAAATCTTTTGAAAGCTTGATAAAATCTAATGCATGCTTGCATTGTCTGCCTCTGCCTACTCTGGAGGGTGCTATTCAATTGTGTTAACCGGTGCAGATCACTCTTACCGTAGGAACACGTGAAAACCCACCAAAAACACATACCTAAAAGTTTTAAAAAGTTAAAAACTGTAAACGTTCATATATATAGTGCATCTCTATAGCGGCGCACGTTATTGTTGCAAAAGTTGAGAAAGCAACACCTTTTGTACAAATTCATGTGAAAATGAAAGTTTTCATGTGCATATGTGAAAATGAAACAGGTCACGATAGTTGAGGTGAAACCTGATAAGAGATTAGGTTACGTGTTCGAGAAATGGACCTCTTGCCTCTAACTTGACACAATTAGCTAGAAGAGCATTTTATACTATTTTTTTGTTTGAGGCAACCTTCCATTTGTATTTCTCAACAACTTCATTGTCTTTATTTTCTAGAATAAATCAGAAAAAATATCAATATTAATATTGTCAAGTCAAGAATTTGAACCCTAATAAATATTGTCAAATCAAGGACTTAATCTAAGTGGACAATTTTCAGCATGAAGAACCTTCACTCATTGTGCATTGTCTTCGTACTTGTCAAATCATTGCTTTTCCCcaaaaaaacaaatataaacAATGCTTGATTGCTACAACGATAATGTAACAGACTGGAATTTGTAGAATAGTTGATTGCATTGCTGAGTCTTATGGACAAATTTTATAGGAGTACATTGCTTAGGGCAAAATAGCCTCCCATAGTGACAAGTGCGTAAGGAAAATGGCACCTACCTAGGGCATTAAATGATTTTGGTGATTAAATGATAACATGATCAGTTGGACAAATAAGATTTGCTAGTATACAAAGTTTTAGTCCTATGGATGCAATGATGGATTCGGATGAGATGACAGTGATGATCATGTGATCAACACCTTGAGAAAATTCAAGGAGCAGTCGTGAAGACCCTAAATACAAGCAAGAAGTCCACGACATCAAGTGGAAGAAGCACGAACAAAGAGACACGAGGAAACATAGCTCAGTGAGCAGTGAGCACTAGAGTGCATCATCATATCAGAGCTCTCTGATGAGGAGCACTGGAgcttagggtgtgtttggttgctgGATGGAGGTTGTATGGCTAAGGGGATGCAGCAAGAGTAGAATTGTATTTCGAAAAGAGAGTGTTTGATGAAGTTGCATGAGTGGATGCCAAAAATTAATATATTGTTTGCTTTCCTACATGAGCAAATGCAATTTTTCTAATATAAGATTGACATGTGGATCTCGTATCCCATCCCTGAATTCATTGGCTCGGCACTTAAGCTAAATTAGACATATGAGTGGATGCATCATTCGCAAATGCAAATGCATGGACAGATGCAAGCATCTACAGTGGACCTATCTATCCAAAACACGCTTCCTTCAAAGTTTTCACACACGCGCTCATGTAGGTTGGCCATGCAACCATCCAAACACGCTCTATAGATCTTTGCAGTCTAGAAGCTAGGCTGAAGACATAGTCTCACCTTATACCTTTTGGTTGGTATGATCTCACATGATTATAAACCTAGGTTGGCCAAATAAGTTGTTCTAGCCCAGTTTCATATTTTAGTATATAAACGATAGCAGCGGGAAGAAACGTGGCCATAAAAAACTGTAACAAAAAAGTATATCTCGTTTGTTTTCTAGTTTTAGCTTATTTTGGCCATAAGAAGAAGCATATAAGCTGCCAAATACTCTCGTTTACTgtgataatctcagtgatgtcCAGGGGCGGAGCTACAGTGTACTCAGTGGGTGTGGCCGTACccacaaaatttttaaaaaacagTGATAAAATCTAAATTTTAACCATATATGCACTCACATATTGTAAACTCCCGCACCCATAAAGGCAGACGCACCCCTGTCAGATTTATTCTAGCTCCGCCACTGGTGATGTCTATATGTTAAGCTTTGCGCAGTATCAGGGGCGTTGAGTTTTTAGACGTAAAGCATGTTCAGGCGCAGAATTTCAAACTATTTGAGTATATACCTGGCAACCCGTACCACCGTACCTGCTGTCCTTCAAGGAGAAAAAGAGAGGTCCAATCGATCTTACGTACTTGCCTTGTTTCTAATTGAGCAAGAGCGTGTTCATTAGCGACGTGCTAAGAGTTAACTACTCGTAGTGCAAAGATTAGGTCAGAGAGCTTTACCAGCCAGTTACATGTGCAAGGCTGCATATTGTTGCAGATTGACTGATAGAACATATAGTGGTATATATTATTATGAAACAAAAACAACTGACATGGACTGAAGCCCTATCCCTGGCTGCAAACTTTTTATCTTAACTGACAGTCTATGTGATGAGCATGGGCTTTACAGTGCATCATGCTCCTGATGATAAATTCTGCCACACTTTGTTTTGCCCCTTACGGGAAGCTCAAGTCGTATCTGCAGCCTTTTGCCACTAGGCATTATATAGTTAGCCCTATAGCTCTAGCTGAGGCTGATGCACTGATGCCCAATTTGCAGTGTTGGTCAAGTGCGCGTCCCACTTCTCCGTTTTCATCACAGTGCCTCTCTTGTGTTTCTCGTAAGCATGTACGGCGAAGTCTGTATTGCTGGACTTTTAGGTATCTACGCTGCACATCTTTCAAGGTTGGATTTGGAATTTGGGTACCTGCCTACTGTGTGAAAGTGAAAAGCATACTTGCTAGTACCACTTTCGTGCTTGCTTTTCATTTTTCAGGTTAAAGGAACCTTCAGACATGCTCCAAATAGACATTTTTTTGTTGCTATAGACAGAATCTACCGTACAAGTTACAAAACCACCGGCAATTTTCTTTTAATCTCACCGTACATGCCATATCCCATGCTTTTCTCCACTTCCAGGTTCCAGCAATGTTAGGGGAGGCAGTTCACCGGCGAGGTTGGCCTAAGGCGGTGCCCAAACGCAGTGACTTCATTGTTAGCTTTGTCTGGCCAACTAGGCATGGACGCCTGCGTGTGCAAAAATTAGGTGCCCTGCAGAGGCTAATATAGCCACAGGAGAGAGAATGTCTCTATAAAGATAGTGTGTCCGCTTGTAgatgtggtaaggttggagtATGTTGTGAATGACGGTGGATAAACAACGAAGAACACAAGATTAAACACAGCGGAGACACAAGATTTAACATGAAAACCCCCTCCAATGCGAAGGGGAAAAACCACGGGCGTCAGCTAGCAAACAGTACTCACTATTATCAAGAGTTCGGTTACAACGCCGTGTGGCGGCTTACAAGATCATATTTTTGGTGGAACCCTAATTTAGGTACATACCGTACCACGGGgccagccccccccccccccgagtgACAACGAGGGCAGGCTTCCGCTTCACTTCGTCAGAAGTCGGCCTTTATAATGTGCACCTGAATTTGAAACATATTCAACAGAGTATATGTCTGTGATGGGAAAGTGGTGATCTCAACTTAATTGCCTGTACATACGTGAAGGATGATACTTTTCTGAAGCCAGCACTTTTGTTTGGTCGCATTGGTGAAGCCCTAATTAGTGATTCAACAGTGGCTTTCTCGCTGAGACGAAGGCAGGCTCACGTGGAGCTTGAGTCTGCCGGCGGTAGAGAAGAAGCCAATCTTGatggagaaagaaaaaaaaacatggacTGGATCAATATCATCCGTCGGTACCCAAGAAACAATCGGTCCATGGTTTCTTAGGTTTCTGAGAAACTTTTATTCAAAGTTTGAGAGTTTCTCCCGAAGTGGTACTCCTGTGTTATTTTGGAGGAGCTACAATTTATAGCTCCTCCAAATATCTCTGGTTCcttatttttctatataaaaaagGGTTCTTCTTATCACCCTAAGCACTACTGAAAGCTAAGGATGCCACTAAATGTCCCTTCCCCTAAGTTGGAGTACAAGACTCAACGGCAAACACGATAAACAAAGTAGAACATAgaagcaacaacaataacaaaacCATGATTAAGGTTCAACCTCAGTTAATATTGTTAAACCACGAAGGGTCTCATGACTGATAAAATTAGTTAGTTACAGGAATCCAAAAGCATCGTTATATCACTAAAGTGTGTTCCGTTTGGCACAGCTTCACTTCACTAGTGAaatcgttttttttttctttaattcGACTCTACATGAACAACTCCATTGATAGAGCTAGAGCCGTTTTAGTAAAATATTTGGCAAAACAACTTTACATGTGCAGCTCCTTAAAACGTGTTCTCACAAAACCTTATGCAGGGTCTACCTGGACGAGGTAAAGCCAGCTAAAGCCACTATTTTTTTTGGCTCCATTCCATctcaaatactccctccgtctcaaattAAGTGTTGTTTTAAGTTTTCGTACCACAAGTTCGACTCAATTTTATAGAAAACACATACAATATTTGTatcttcaaaaaaatttgttataaaactagattcaaagatcttttcaatgatactaattatatactataaatattaatattttttactatatatttaattaggccagtctcaatgagggtttcattagagtttcatgcacattaaatatgctgatgtgacgttatattaatgaagagagagatgatacgagtttcatgagagtagagagagtttcatcctcatgaaacttctatgcgctgtttccaaaatattgatATGTTGGAAACTGTGACATGAAACTACCATTAAAGATGGCCTTAAAGTTAATTGTCGAAAAGCACAAACAACACTTGTTTTTGGGACAGACGGAGTATCTGCCCAGAGCACGGCTTTAAAGGAGACGACGTTTCTGCTCCTTGTTTGAACATCAAGCTCTGCTTTGTTGACTCGACGAAGTACTCTACTAATAATTCCTAAGCGGGATGCTACCACGCTGCAAGCATTCCATGGTATGCGTGGACGACTCAGCGAAATTCCTTCAGTGCGCAGGGAGAACTCAAATTCGAATCTCTCCGTCGTCAACAGTCACTCAAAGCACAAACCGAAAGCAAAAAAGATGAGCACCGGAGCACGGCTTTCAAAGCAACACACCCCAGACATCTAGCTGTGGCCATCTCTTTGATTCTTTGCCCTCCAAGAAAGCCTGCGGCACATGGAGTACACACCCCTCGTCCCCTCTGAACGACGATCTCCTCTATACAAAGCGCCGCCGCGCAACCGGGAACAGCTAGCTGCGACGTCGCCACGCACAGACTACAGTAACAaatgccggcggcggcggcgatgcgGGGGGACATCACGTACAgcgggcgcgcgcggcgggTGGCCGTGCTCCGCTGCCTCGTCGCCGCGCTGGTGGTCACCATCCTGCTCGCGGGGCTGGCCGCGCTCATCTTCTGGCTCGTGGTCCGCCCGAAACCCATCGACTACACCGTCACCCGCGCCGTGGCGCGCCACTTCAACGTCACCCCGCCGCAGCCCGACGACGCCACGGCGAACGCGACGTTCTACCTCACGCTGGCCGCCAACAACCCGAACCGGCGCGTGTCGATCCTGTACGAGTGGGTGGAGTTCCGCGTGCTGTACGGCGAGGGCGAGGCGGCGCAGCTGGCGACCGGGGACGCGCCGGCGTTCGCCCAGCCGCACCGCAACGAGACGCGGCTGGACGTGCGCGCCGTGGCGCGGTCGGTGCACGTCGGGGAGCAGACCGCGCGGGAGCTGCGGCACGACCTCGCGGCGGGGCAGGTGGGCGTCGACGTCCGGATGCACGCGCGCGTCCAGTTCAAGGTCGCCGGCGTCAGGAGCAGGCGCTACGACCTGCAGGCGTTCTGCTCGCCCGTCGTCATCGGCCTCGCGCCGTCGTCCGCAAGGTCGTTCCAGAGCGTGCCGTGCGACGCCGCCATCTCGTAAGGCCAGTAGGCAAcacaacatgcatgcatggagagcCCGCGTGCCACTCGATCGGATCGATCGGATCACTAGCTAGCTAAGTGCCTGAGTGTGGTGTGCTGCAAAAATCTACTAGCAGCTTGGCCTGGCTCAATATGCATGTTTTGTTAGGTTTAGATGTTTGACTTGGTACGCCTACGTACCCATATATATTGACGTGTCTTGTAAATCCAGCTAATTCTGCTTGCTACCTTCTTTCGTTTCGAAATTGGTTAGTGTGTGCTGA contains:
- the LOC8058771 gene encoding uncharacterized protein At1g08160, with the protein product MPAAAAMRGDITYSGRARRVAVLRCLVAALVVTILLAGLAALIFWLVVRPKPIDYTVTRAVARHFNVTPPQPDDATANATFYLTLAANNPNRRVSILYEWVEFRVLYGEGEAAQLATGDAPAFAQPHRNETRLDVRAVARSVHVGEQTARELRHDLAAGQVGVDVRMHARVQFKVAGVRSRRYDLQAFCSPVVIGLAPSSARSFQSVPCDAAIS